A region from the Xenopus laevis strain J_2021 chromosome 4S, Xenopus_laevis_v10.1, whole genome shotgun sequence genome encodes:
- the cbx6.S gene encoding chromobox protein homolog 6 has product MELSAVGERVFAAESIMKRRIRKGRVEYLVKWKGWAIKYSTWEPEENILDSRLIVAFEQKEREQEIYGPKKRGPKPKTFLLKARAQTEALQLSDVHFTMKPGSSPSPKLHSSAAVHRLKKDIRRCHSMSRRPLPRPDPTAPAGTSSGMRPPVSPFSETVRIINRKAKPREPKRNRIILNLKVIDKGTKAPLGRPKIPSRNRVIGKSKKYSESMLRNQIRHLKYGAFSLYNNPALHGPEGAKDGKESTQEGLADDSSSTSGCPSPAPSDDRPPKLMPETLSPAVPDWQESEALDLSIPPESSASKRGQREPEESDVDEAGDWRPDMSPCSNVVVTDVTSNLLTVTIKEFCNAQDFEKVATSK; this is encoded by the exons ATGGAGCTGTCTGCTGTCGGGGAGCGGGTCTTTGCCGCAGAGTCGATTATGAAACGGCGTATTAGGAAG GGGCGTGTGGAGTATCTGGTAAAATGGAAAGGCTGGGCTATCAA ATACAGCACTTGGGAGCCAGAAGAGAACATATTGGATTCCCGCCTTATTGTAGCTTTTGAACAGAA GGAGAGAGAACAGGAAATTTATGGACCGAAGAAACGAGGCCCTAAACCAAAAACATTCCTGCTGAAg GCCAGAGCACAGACTGAAGCCCTGCAACTGAGTGATGTTCATTTCACCATGAAGCCTGGGTCCAGTCCCTCTCCAAAGTTGCACTCCAGTGCAGCAGTACATCGTTTAAAAAAAGATATCCGCCGCTGCCATAGCATGTCTCGCCGTCCACTCCCTCGCCCAGATCCCACTGCCCCAGCTGGAACAAGCTCTGGTATGCGCCCTCCTGTTTCACCTTTTTCTGAAACGGTTCGCATCATCAACCGCAAGGCCAAGCCTAGAGAGCCAAAAAGAAACCGCATCATCCTTAACCTCAAAGTCATAGACAAAGGGACAAAGGCTCCTCTGGGTCGCCCCAAAATCCCCTCCCGAAATAGGGTGATTGGTAAAAGTAAAAAGTATAGTGAAAGTATGCTTCGCAATCAGATACGCCATCTTAAATACGGGGCATTTTCTCTTTATAACAATCCAGCTCTTCATGGTCCTGAAGGGGCTAAAGATGGTAAAGAGTCTACCCAAGAAGGCTTGGCTGATGACAGTTCTAGTACTTCTGGGTGCCCCTCTCCAGCACCTTCTGATGACCGCCCGCCCAAGCTTATGCCGGAGACCCTCAGTCCTGCTGTTCCAGACTGGCAAGAGTCTGAGGCTTTAGATCTGTCAATCCCCCCAGAGTCCTCTGCAAGCAAGCGTGGTCAACGAGAACCTGAAGAGTCTGATGTTGATGAGGCTGGGGACTGGCGTCCAGACATGTCTCCTTGCTCCAACGTAGTGGTGACAGATGTCACTAGCAATTTGTTAACCGTCACCATAAAGGAATTCTGCAATGCTCAAGACTTCGAGAAAGTCGCAACCAGCAAATAA